One Cygnus atratus isolate AKBS03 ecotype Queensland, Australia chromosome 6, CAtr_DNAZoo_HiC_assembly, whole genome shotgun sequence DNA segment encodes these proteins:
- the FZD5 gene encoding frizzled-5: protein MGGRALPAPLLLGLPLLLGLPAAGRAASKGLVCQEITVPMCKGIGYNLTYMPNQFNHDTQDEAGLEVHQFWPLVEIQCSPDLRFFLCSMYTPICLPDYTKPLPPCRSVCERAKAGCSPIMQQYGFAWPERMSCDSLPVLGDTEVLCMGYNHTEATTLPPFFGKPTRPAKDTAKNLTPLSGQRPAGTECGQTCKCKAPLIPISKESHPLYNRVRTGQVANCAMPCYQPYFTQDEKTFATFWIGLWSILCFLSTSTTVATFLIDMERFKYPERPIIFLSACYLFVSVGYIVRLVAGHANVACNPEHHHIHYETTGPALCTVVFLLLYFFGMASSIWWVILSLTWFLAAGMKWGNEAIASYAQYFHLAAWLIPSAKSIAVLALSSVDGDPVAGVCYVGNQSLENLRGFVLAPLVVYLFTGSLFLLAGFVSLFRIRSVIKQGGTKTDKLEKLMIRIGIFTVLYTVPATIVIACYIYEQHNREAWEQAQNCSCPGDPHRPKPDYAVFMLKYFMCLVVGITSGVWIWSGKTLDSWRRFTARCCRPRKPAGAAAYGEASPALAGRTVLPSMASYHKQVPLSHV, encoded by the coding sequence ATGGGCGGCCGGGCTCTGCCGGcgccgctgctgctggggctgccgctgctgctggggctgccggcggcggggcgcgccGCTTCCAAGGGGCTGGTGTGCCAGGAGATCACGGTGCCGATGTGCAAGGGCATCGGCTACAACCTCACCTACATGCCCAACCAGTTCAACCACGACACGCAGGACGAGGCCGGGCTGGAGGTGCACCAGTTCTGGCCGCTGGTGGAGATCCAGTGCTCCCCGGACCTGCgcttcttcctctgcagcatgTACACCCCCATCTGCCTGCCTGACTACACCAAGCCGCTGCCCCCCTGCCGCTCCGTCTGCGAGCGGGCCAAGGCCGGCTGCTCGCCCATCATGCAGCAGTACGGCTTTGCCTGGCCCGAGAGGATGAGCTGCGACAGCCTGCCGGTGCTGGGGGACACCGAGGTGCTCTGCATGGGCTACAACCACACGGAGGCCACCACCTTGCCGCCTTTCTTCGGGAAGCCCACGCGCCCGGCCAAAGACACAGCCAAAAACCTGACGCCGCTCAGTGGGCAGCGCCCCGCGGGGACGGAGTGTGGGCAGACTTGCAAGTGCAAAGCGCCGCTGATCCCCATCTCCAAGGAGTCCCATCCGCTGTACAACCGTGTAAGGACCGGGCAGGTGGCCAACTGCGCCATGCCCTGCTACCAGCCCTACTTCACCCAGGATGAGAAGACCTTCGCCACCTTCTGGATTGGCCTCTGGTCCATCCTCTGCTTCCTGTCCACCTCCACCACCGTGGCCACCTTCCTCATTGACATGGAGCGTTTCAAGTACCCCGAGCGCCCCATCATCTTCCTCTCTGCGTGCTACCTCTTTGTCTCTGTGGGCTACATCGTGCGGCTGGTGGCAGGGCATGCCAACGTGGCTTGCAATCCTGAGCACCACCACATCCACTACGAGACCACAGGCCCCGCGCTCTGCACTGTGGTCTTCCTTCTCCTCTACTTCTTTGGCATGGCCAGCTCCATCTGGTGGGTCATCCTGTCCCTCACCTGGTTCCTGGCTGCCGGCATGAAGTGGGGCAACGAGGCCATCGCTAGCTACGCGCAGTACTTCCACCTGGCCGCCTGGCTCATCCCCAGCGCCAAGTCCATAGCTGTGCTGGCACTCAGCTCTGTGGATGGTGATCCAGTGGCTGGGGTTTGCTATGTGGGCAACCAGAGCCTGGAGAACCTGCGGGGCTTCGTGCTGGCGCCACTGGTGGTTTATCTGTTCACTGGCAGCCTCTTCCTGCTAGCCGGCTTCGTCTCGCTGTTCCGCATCCGCAGCGTGATCAAGCAGGGTGGCACCAAGACCGACAAGCTGGAGAAGCTGATGATCCGCATTGGCATCTTCACTGTACTCTACACCGTGCCTGCCACCATCGTCATCGCCTGCTACATCTATGAGCAGCACAACCGGGAGGCGTGGGAGCAGGCACAGAACTGCTCCTGCCCAGGGGACCCCCACCGCCCCAAGCCCGACTACGCTGTCTTCATGCTCAAGTACTTCATGTGCCTTGTGGTGGGCATCACCTCTGGCGTCTGGATCTGGTCTGGCAAAACGCTCGACTCTTGGAGGCGCTTCACAGCCCGCTGCTGCCGGCCCAGGAAGCCCGCGGGTGCTGCTGCATACGGCGAGGCCAGCCCGGCGCTGGCAGGCAGGACGGTGCTGCCCAGCATGGCCTCCTACCACAAGCAGGTCCCACTGTCCCATGTGTGA